The Deinococcus planocerae genome has a segment encoding these proteins:
- a CDS encoding TnsA-like heteromeric transposase endonuclease subunit: MSATNFRVRYRLTDAPITFEGELTDLSRIDVQALDLARPIKNYRGQTHVGGWYYFVKAKRHLRFESGLERLRLMLLDYDPDITLVAPQPFQLLFHQEGRALSHVPDLLIVRPGRVRLVEDVKPLKFVDRPANVLAFAATRQACERAGLEYSVWSEPPAVVAHNIRYLAGYRRVPQHLDEYAPVLLDLARDTILLGTLASLAGPNHWVRPVLYHLVWTHRLTLDLTRPLSNRSEVSPGSRYRGKT; the protein is encoded by the coding sequence ATGTCCGCTACCAATTTCCGCGTCCGTTATCGCCTGACGGACGCGCCAATCACTTTTGAGGGCGAACTGACTGACCTATCACGCATTGACGTTCAGGCGCTCGACCTGGCCCGGCCTATCAAGAACTACCGGGGTCAGACCCACGTCGGCGGCTGGTACTACTTTGTGAAAGCAAAACGGCACCTGCGGTTTGAGAGCGGTCTGGAACGACTGCGGCTGATGCTGCTCGACTACGATCCCGACATCACGCTGGTGGCCCCCCAGCCCTTCCAGCTCCTCTTTCATCAGGAGGGTCGGGCGCTCTCGCACGTGCCAGACCTGCTCATCGTTCGTCCCGGTCGTGTCCGCCTGGTCGAGGACGTCAAGCCCCTGAAATTCGTCGACAGGCCAGCCAACGTGCTGGCTTTCGCCGCCACCCGCCAGGCCTGTGAACGTGCTGGATTGGAATACAGCGTATGGAGTGAGCCGCCCGCCGTAGTGGCCCACAACATCCGTTATCTGGCTGGTTACCGCCGTGTTCCTCAGCATCTGGACGAGTACGCGCCGGTCCTGCTGGACCTGGCCCGGGACACCATTCTCTTGGGCACTCTGGCCTCCCTTGCCGGGCCCAACCACTGGGTGCGTCCGGTGCTGTACCACCTGGTCTGGACCCATCGGCTGACCCTCGACCTCACCCGGCCGCTCTCGAACCGGTCGGAGGTGTCGCCCGGCTCACGATACAGGGGGAAGACGTGA
- a CDS encoding DDE-type integrase/transposase/recombinase translates to MTLTARLTTGMRLLLEDREWRVELGPDIRDGQVILHAPGEPPRVIALTTLIAAPTFRMLTDAAPLSPYAAHFERLPHQVKAAALEREEHVLEVLTGFRSGRRHPGRPEEPLPAFDPASTPLLKDRIDAKAAVLGVNRRQVERWLQQYRDSGHHPFGLIDRRSVRLSNRLGAQAPALADALLRVAKDLEDASDVTFIRIRELVEDRLEHLASKGLIEPVKLPHQTTFIRLVDEFAPQLSRHAKRRRSEASRGQKRPFGKVVATRPGQLVVIDISPFDILVLSEVDGQPIRLRLVLAIDLYTRAIVAADLLETELKGVDVSSLLLDIVFPTLWHPSWPVLPEEARLPYVGIPEAILLQAHGLPDESVLANVPPMLPDAVVVDNGKVFLSSQFRELCRRLGCDIILARPLKGSDKAHIERLFLHVRTSLAERLKGYVGPHVLARGSRVAAFHFRFEVKYEVLRWITEYYNRRSHEGLAHPRLPKAKLSPVEMYDLGLAHAGYLTIPLGRDAYYLALRSVTRIIGDEGIRVDGRYHDSDVLNPYRHSTSPFVEFGGLWPVLVDDRDPTYVFFQEPETGTWHALPDRDADWAARPFEGELLEQVKYTLAVRGFAPDNHADVAAARRARQREYDARVKAAPPPEPPDRPLPRAVRNDLARLDAAARDREARLSPSPIPPAQPGISASSEPPDDSLYASLDDLDELQDGLL, encoded by the coding sequence GTGACCCTGACGGCCCGCCTGACCACCGGGATGCGGCTGTTGCTGGAGGACCGGGAATGGCGTGTGGAGTTGGGCCCGGACATCCGGGACGGGCAAGTGATCCTGCACGCCCCCGGGGAGCCACCCCGGGTGATCGCCCTGACCACCCTGATCGCCGCCCCCACCTTCCGGATGCTCACGGACGCCGCCCCGCTCTCCCCCTATGCCGCCCATTTCGAGCGGCTGCCGCACCAGGTCAAGGCAGCTGCTCTGGAGCGGGAGGAGCACGTGCTGGAAGTGCTGACTGGCTTCCGGAGCGGCCGGCGTCACCCAGGCCGTCCTGAGGAGCCCCTGCCCGCGTTCGACCCTGCGAGCACGCCGCTTCTCAAAGACCGGATCGACGCGAAGGCCGCAGTCCTGGGGGTGAATCGCCGCCAGGTCGAACGGTGGCTGCAGCAGTACCGGGACTCCGGGCACCACCCTTTTGGACTAATCGACCGGAGGTCCGTGCGGCTGAGCAACCGGCTGGGAGCCCAGGCCCCGGCCCTCGCCGACGCTCTCCTGCGCGTCGCCAAGGACCTGGAGGATGCCAGCGACGTCACCTTCATCCGAATTCGGGAACTCGTCGAGGACCGGCTCGAACACCTGGCGAGCAAGGGGTTGATCGAGCCGGTGAAGCTGCCTCACCAGACGACCTTCATCCGCTTGGTGGACGAGTTCGCGCCGCAACTGTCCCGCCACGCCAAGCGCCGCCGGAGCGAGGCGAGCCGGGGCCAGAAGCGACCGTTCGGCAAGGTGGTGGCGACCCGGCCGGGACAGCTGGTAGTCATCGACATCAGCCCCTTCGACATTCTGGTGCTCAGTGAAGTGGACGGACAGCCCATCCGGCTGAGGTTGGTCCTGGCCATTGACCTCTACACCCGGGCCATCGTGGCTGCCGATCTGCTCGAAACCGAGCTCAAGGGAGTGGACGTCAGCAGTCTGCTGCTCGACATAGTGTTCCCCACCCTCTGGCACCCGTCCTGGCCGGTCCTGCCCGAGGAGGCCCGGCTGCCGTACGTCGGTATTCCAGAGGCGATTCTGCTGCAGGCCCACGGTCTGCCGGACGAATCGGTGCTCGCCAACGTCCCGCCCATGTTGCCGGACGCAGTGGTCGTGGACAACGGCAAGGTGTTCCTGAGCAGCCAGTTCCGCGAGCTGTGCCGTCGCCTGGGCTGCGACATCATCCTGGCCCGCCCCCTCAAGGGCAGCGACAAGGCGCACATCGAGCGCCTGTTCCTGCACGTTCGCACCAGTCTGGCCGAGAGACTCAAAGGCTACGTCGGTCCGCACGTCCTGGCTCGGGGCTCACGGGTGGCCGCCTTCCACTTCCGGTTCGAGGTCAAGTACGAGGTCTTGCGCTGGATCACCGAATACTACAACCGCCGTTCTCACGAGGGGCTGGCGCACCCGCGTCTGCCAAAGGCGAAGCTCTCACCGGTCGAGATGTACGACCTGGGACTGGCGCACGCCGGGTACCTGACCATTCCCCTCGGCCGCGACGCCTATTACCTGGCGCTGCGGTCGGTCACGCGCATCATCGGTGACGAGGGCATCCGGGTGGACGGACGCTACCACGACAGTGACGTGCTCAATCCCTACCGCCACAGCACCAGCCCGTTCGTCGAATTCGGCGGGTTGTGGCCAGTGCTGGTGGATGACCGCGACCCCACCTACGTCTTCTTTCAGGAGCCGGAGACCGGCACCTGGCATGCGCTGCCGGACCGCGACGCCGACTGGGCTGCCCGGCCCTTCGAGGGTGAACTGCTGGAGCAGGTGAAGTACACCCTGGCGGTGCGGGGTTTCGCGCCGGACAACCATGCGGACGTGGCCGCCGCCAGGCGTGCCCGGCAGCGCGAGTACGATGCCCGCGTCAAGGCTGCGCCGCCCCCGGAGCCGCCGGA